Proteins from a genomic interval of Deltaproteobacteria bacterium:
- the aroB gene encoding 3-dehydroquinate synthase — translation MTVERTINVELGEKSYDIFTGNDLGKFIEEWMLRVYANKKAFLIIDAAFYEIYKDDVEQIFKNIDCHIFPLEASEERKNHDNARAVYEFLLDKECDRRSLIVSFGGGVTGDIVGFCAATFMRGVDYIQIPTTLLAQVDSSVGGKTGINFKDAKNVIGSFFQPRAVFIDIKYLSTLDDRNFLAGLAEVLKVGFIGDGEIIRLLRGKKLEDIRSHTPLLMDVISRSIQYKIAVVEADEKESWQRKVLNFGHTIGHGIEEATSYTRLLHGEAVAAGMAIEAQISLTVGACAEEIRNIVIGVLENLRYEILPENVDYSNVFALFMRDKKRALDTLDVPVLTDIGRSEIRTFQLKDYEKYAVESLNFLQSFMEAKVRSKVEGEIYEDLDVLESSGRFNDAENLVKRLLDRDPTDEKLNLTLARLYSRQGKNVAALRILDEIIQLNPGNKEAIAMRREYEAIEDRMQPEGVGGEVETIPSETIVKIGEDVYKIEGIEDDEYGEGEGEEELGEPYVVAEEPALEVREEALPAPEEVAEDEVPVYTTAMAEVLLREGKRDKSLEVLEKILKDDPGNEGAIRLRDKIDSLHKKEGMLNRYAEALNGFLQKIVEAYR, via the coding sequence TTGACCGTTGAAAGAACGATAAATGTAGAGCTGGGAGAAAAATCCTACGACATCTTCACAGGGAACGACCTCGGAAAATTTATCGAAGAGTGGATGTTACGGGTTTATGCGAACAAGAAAGCGTTCCTGATAATCGACGCCGCCTTTTACGAGATCTATAAAGATGATGTGGAACAGATCTTCAAGAATATCGACTGCCACATTTTCCCCCTCGAGGCCTCAGAAGAGAGGAAAAACCACGATAATGCCCGTGCTGTATACGAGTTTCTTCTCGATAAAGAGTGCGACAGGAGGTCGCTGATCGTGTCTTTCGGTGGAGGGGTGACAGGGGACATTGTCGGCTTCTGTGCCGCCACCTTTATGAGAGGTGTAGATTATATCCAGATACCCACGACACTTCTTGCCCAGGTCGACAGCAGTGTTGGCGGGAAAACGGGCATAAATTTCAAGGACGCCAAGAATGTCATCGGGTCATTTTTCCAACCCCGGGCGGTTTTTATCGACATCAAGTACCTGTCGACTCTCGACGACAGAAATTTTCTGGCGGGACTGGCTGAAGTTTTGAAAGTGGGTTTCATCGGGGACGGTGAAATCATCAGATTGCTCAGGGGAAAAAAGCTCGAAGATATCCGTTCACATACACCGCTTTTGATGGATGTCATATCGCGGAGCATTCAATATAAAATTGCCGTCGTCGAGGCAGATGAAAAGGAGTCATGGCAGAGAAAAGTGCTTAATTTCGGGCACACCATCGGCCACGGCATCGAGGAGGCCACGTCCTACACGCGACTGCTCCACGGCGAGGCTGTTGCTGCCGGCATGGCGATTGAAGCTCAGATCAGCCTGACCGTGGGGGCCTGTGCAGAGGAGATACGCAATATCGTGATAGGTGTGCTGGAGAATCTCAGGTACGAGATACTTCCCGAGAATGTCGATTATTCAAACGTGTTTGCCCTGTTCATGAGAGACAAGAAGAGGGCGCTCGATACGTTGGATGTTCCCGTATTGACCGATATAGGAAGGTCTGAAATCCGCACGTTTCAACTGAAGGATTACGAGAAGTATGCTGTCGAGTCCCTGAATTTCCTCCAAAGCTTCATGGAGGCAAAGGTGAGAAGCAAGGTAGAGGGAGAAATATATGAGGATCTGGACGTTCTCGAGTCAAGCGGAAGATTCAACGATGCCGAAAATCTTGTAAAGAGGCTTCTTGACAGGGACCCAACAGATGAGAAGTTGAACCTTACCCTGGCGAGGTTGTATTCGAGGCAGGGAAAAAATGTGGCGGCCCTGAGGATCCTGGATGAGATTATCCAACTCAATCCCGGGAATAAAGAAGCAATAGCAATGCGAAGGGAATATGAGGCGATCGAGGATCGGATGCAACCTGAGGGAGTGGGCGGCGAGGTGGAGACAATCCCTTCCGAGACGATTGTCAAGATAGGGGAGGATGTCTATAAGATAGAGGGTATCGAGGATGATGAATATGGTGAGGGCGAGGGAGAGGAAGAGCTCGGAGAACCATATGTCGTCGCCGAGGAGCCTGCTTTAGAGGTGAGGGAAGAGGCTCTCCCCGCCCCCGAGGAAGTTGCTGAGGATGAAGTTCCGGTTTACACGACCGCAATGGCGGAAGTACTGCTGAGGGAAGGAAAGAGGGATAAATCGCTCGAGGTTCTCGAGAAAATTTTAAAAGATGACCCCGGAAACGAAGGTGCAATCCGTTTGAGGGATAAAATCGATTCTCTTCACAAAAAGGAGGGGATGCTGAATAGATATGCTGAGGCTCTCAATGGTTTTCTCCAAAAAATTGTGGAGGCATACAGATGA
- the pilQ gene encoding type IV pilus secretin PilQ encodes MDHKNLMKDLVKKALLLIVLLTLLVFLGVKVYAADDAGGKDMQEKAETTLLKEIMIDKTAYFTNIRASIQGELKNYNAFKISDPFRIILDLWGVKNLIGKEQIAVNTPQVQGIKIAEQEDKVRLMIETAKDLPLPFLVTTENGDIVVSVGGGAEEKVTSLDRGVEPSPAVPEITGIDLEDFPEKSNVVISYSKKPVIEKKGSDGLAIVTVKKVKIAENLLRHLDATKFDIPVKMVDANRDGDDVSVKVAYERGHQYDVNEGDERLVLSFAKEKKVEKKGYRVAEYRAVKKSEMEARAAPSSPVVGEVAPFVTIDSMEQKVYRGQRISLDFKDADIHNVLRIIAEVSNLNIITSDEVKGKVTLRLVNIPWDQVLDIVLKTKGLGAKLEGNVLRIAPISKLREEEKEVLQSIKNKEELEELVIETIPVNFANVKELEDQIKEVMSARGKAKVDERTNTLVIKDIPKNIEKVRDLVKKLDTPTPQVLIEARIVEVSTQFTRELGVQWGAAYQSQPDGIFVSGIQDDTGTLFPDAQTPNPNFPTYAVNLPAAVGQGSGGGIAFGILRGDFRLDLSLSALETTGNGKIISSPKIVTTTNNEAIIQQGVKIPYSTVSASGTQTEFVDAALKLKVTPHITPDKTIVMELNAANDTPDFGNAVNGVPSISSREADTQVLIQDGETAVIGGILQIQRTESIDAVPWFHKIPLLGWFFKKETERNDNTELLIFITPKIIENSQEI; translated from the coding sequence ATGGATCATAAGAACTTGATGAAAGACCTGGTCAAGAAAGCTTTACTGCTCATCGTCCTTTTAACACTCCTTGTGTTCCTGGGAGTGAAGGTTTATGCGGCTGACGACGCGGGTGGTAAAGATATGCAGGAAAAGGCGGAGACGACACTGCTCAAGGAGATAATGATCGACAAGACCGCTTATTTCACCAATATTCGGGCAAGTATACAGGGGGAATTGAAAAATTACAATGCTTTCAAGATTTCTGATCCCTTTCGCATAATACTGGATTTGTGGGGCGTAAAGAACCTTATCGGGAAGGAACAGATTGCTGTCAACACACCGCAAGTGCAAGGTATCAAGATCGCGGAGCAGGAAGATAAAGTGAGATTAATGATCGAAACGGCCAAAGACCTTCCCCTTCCGTTTCTCGTCACCACCGAAAACGGGGATATCGTCGTTTCAGTGGGGGGTGGCGCAGAGGAAAAGGTTACCAGTCTTGATAGGGGAGTGGAGCCATCTCCCGCCGTTCCTGAAATTACGGGGATAGATCTCGAAGATTTTCCAGAAAAGTCAAACGTGGTGATTAGCTACTCGAAAAAACCTGTCATAGAGAAGAAAGGATCTGATGGGCTCGCAATCGTTACCGTAAAGAAGGTCAAAATCGCCGAAAACCTTCTCCGCCATCTCGATGCGACCAAATTCGACATTCCCGTAAAAATGGTTGATGCAAACAGGGATGGGGATGATGTGTCAGTCAAGGTCGCATACGAGAGGGGACATCAATACGATGTAAACGAGGGGGATGAGAGGCTCGTACTTTCTTTCGCCAAGGAGAAAAAGGTCGAGAAAAAAGGGTACAGAGTGGCCGAGTACAGGGCCGTCAAAAAGAGTGAAATGGAGGCACGGGCGGCTCCCTCCAGCCCCGTTGTTGGAGAAGTTGCCCCCTTCGTGACTATCGATAGCATGGAGCAGAAAGTCTACAGGGGGCAGAGGATTTCCCTCGACTTCAAAGATGCTGATATTCATAACGTGCTGAGGATCATAGCCGAGGTGAGCAACCTGAATATCATTACCTCCGACGAGGTCAAAGGGAAGGTTACGCTGCGGCTGGTCAATATTCCCTGGGACCAGGTTTTGGATATCGTTCTGAAAACCAAAGGCCTCGGCGCGAAGCTCGAAGGGAATGTTCTGAGAATTGCCCCGATCAGCAAATTGAGGGAAGAGGAAAAGGAGGTTCTTCAGAGCATCAAGAATAAGGAGGAACTCGAGGAACTGGTCATCGAAACGATCCCGGTAAACTTCGCTAACGTGAAAGAACTCGAAGATCAGATCAAGGAAGTTATGTCCGCGCGAGGAAAGGCAAAGGTTGATGAGCGGACCAACACCCTGGTCATAAAGGACATACCCAAAAACATTGAGAAGGTAAGAGATCTGGTTAAAAAGCTCGACACACCCACACCCCAGGTTCTCATAGAGGCAAGAATAGTCGAGGTAAGCACCCAGTTTACCAGAGAGCTGGGCGTTCAGTGGGGCGCCGCATACCAGAGCCAGCCTGACGGGATCTTTGTTTCCGGCATTCAGGATGATACGGGGACGCTGTTCCCTGACGCCCAGACACCGAACCCCAATTTCCCCACTTATGCGGTCAACCTTCCGGCAGCGGTGGGCCAGGGCTCTGGTGGGGGTATAGCCTTCGGCATATTGCGGGGCGATTTCAGGCTCGACCTTTCCCTCTCTGCTCTCGAGACAACGGGGAACGGCAAGATCATTTCAAGCCCCAAGATAGTGACGACAACAAATAACGAGGCCATAATACAGCAAGGAGTAAAAATACCCTACTCAACCGTTTCCGCTTCGGGTACACAGACGGAATTTGTCGACGCGGCGCTGAAACTCAAAGTCACACCGCATATCACGCCTGACAAGACGATCGTTATGGAACTCAATGCGGCAAACGATACCCCAGATTTCGGGAACGCCGTAAACGGGGTGCCATCAATATCGAGCCGCGAGGCAGACACACAGGTGCTGATACAAGACGGGGAGACCGCTGTCATAGGCGGCATCCTGCAGATTCAAAGGACCGAAAGTATTGATGCCGTCCCATGGTTTCACAAGATTCCCCTCCTGGGCTGGTTCTTTAAAAAGGAGACGGAGAGAAACGATAATACGGAGCTTCTGATATTTATCACACCAAAGATCATTGAGAACAGTCAGGAGATCTGA
- the aroQ gene encoding type II 3-dehydroquinate dehydratase — protein MKILFISGPNINLTGTREVEVYGETSYENMMQKVTGLLTKQGVEIEFFQSNHEGDIVDKIQSAQDIADGIVINPGAYTHTSVAIRDALIATGVLAVEVHISNVYAREEFRKASMIEDVVRGKICGFGWYSYYLGALALMNAIKGT, from the coding sequence ATGAAAATATTGTTCATCAGTGGGCCGAATATTAACCTCACGGGTACGAGGGAAGTAGAGGTTTATGGAGAGACATCCTATGAGAATATGATGCAAAAGGTAACCGGTCTCCTGACAAAGCAGGGCGTTGAGATTGAGTTTTTTCAGTCCAACCACGAAGGGGACATTGTCGATAAGATTCAGTCTGCTCAGGACATTGCTGATGGAATAGTTATCAATCCCGGAGCGTACACCCACACGAGCGTGGCCATAAGGGATGCACTCATTGCAACGGGGGTTTTAGCGGTTGAGGTCCATATCTCGAATGTTTACGCTCGGGAAGAATTTAGAAAAGCTTCGATGATCGAGGATGTGGTGAGAGGCAAAATCTGTGGTTTCGGGTGGTACTCATACTATCTCGGGGCTCTTGCACTGATGAATGCCATAAAAGGGACGTAA
- a CDS encoding shikimate kinase (catalyzes the formation of shikimate 3-phosphate from shikimate in aromatic amino acid biosynthesis) — translation MREKLRGLVITGFMGTGKTSVGRSVSRKLKMEFVDLDGEIEKEAGMKIVHIFSKMGEPAFRDMESRMLGKVLKVPGRVVSTGGGTILDPQNLKLMKSYGMVICLWASPAEVQERIETCEDRPLVKGENKLAKISELLEKRKAYYLSADISVQTDGKSIEEISEEIASHWRAAVDR, via the coding sequence ATGCGAGAAAAGTTAAGGGGTCTTGTCATCACAGGTTTCATGGGGACGGGGAAGACGTCTGTGGGAAGGTCGGTGTCACGAAAGCTGAAGATGGAATTCGTGGACTTGGATGGGGAGATAGAAAAAGAGGCGGGTATGAAGATCGTCCATATTTTTTCGAAAATGGGGGAGCCCGCCTTCAGGGATATGGAGAGCAGAATGCTTGGAAAGGTCCTGAAAGTCCCCGGCAGAGTCGTTTCAACCGGCGGAGGAACGATTCTCGATCCTCAAAACCTGAAGTTGATGAAATCATACGGTATGGTAATCTGTTTATGGGCAAGCCCAGCCGAGGTGCAGGAGAGGATCGAAACCTGCGAAGACCGCCCTCTCGTGAAGGGCGAGAACAAACTGGCCAAGATTTCGGAGTTGCTGGAGAAGAGGAAAGCTTACTATCTATCTGCAGACATATCAGTTCAGACTGATGGCAAAAGCATAGAGGAGATATCAGAGGAGATCGCCTCTCACTGGAGGGCAGCTGTTGACCGTTGA
- the aroC gene encoding chorismate synthase, which translates to MVRFLTAGESHGKGVTVIVEGFPSGVPVERKFVDRELKRRMSGYGRGGRMGIEADTAEFTSGVRFGMTLGSPICIHVKNKDFKNWKRIMAPFGKGPGDKDIVINPRPGHADLPGVLKRGAKDVRDVLERASARETVARVAAGALAKLLLAQFDIWVMSYVTSVGTVRSRRRVFREGLLEKEPDRDPLRMIDSKKSQEAMELIRGSAKRGDSVGGTFEVLGFGIPPGLGDYTQWDRRLDGKLAMALMSIPAIKGIEIGDAFESSRRGGGRVHDRIFAKPGKHLFFERYRLPFMRKTNNAGGLEGGMTNGEDLILRCYMKPIPTLTVPLESVSIRDYSQTAAVKERSDICAVPAASVIGESMVALVLAGSLLGKFGGDFLEDTIKGYESYLGRICEKS; encoded by the coding sequence ATGGTGAGATTCCTCACAGCCGGCGAGTCCCATGGCAAGGGGGTAACGGTAATCGTCGAGGGATTCCCCAGCGGGGTTCCGGTTGAGAGAAAGTTTGTGGACAGGGAACTCAAAAGGAGAATGTCCGGTTATGGCAGAGGGGGCAGGATGGGTATCGAAGCTGACACTGCCGAATTTACCTCGGGAGTCAGGTTCGGAATGACCCTGGGATCACCCATTTGCATTCACGTAAAGAACAAGGACTTCAAGAACTGGAAAAGGATCATGGCGCCTTTCGGGAAAGGTCCGGGTGACAAAGACATAGTGATCAATCCCCGGCCCGGCCATGCCGACCTCCCGGGAGTTTTGAAGAGAGGAGCAAAAGATGTCAGGGACGTTCTTGAGAGGGCATCGGCCAGAGAGACAGTGGCAAGGGTTGCTGCAGGCGCGCTGGCAAAATTGCTCCTGGCTCAGTTCGATATATGGGTAATGAGCTACGTCACATCTGTGGGGACGGTCAGGTCTCGGAGGAGGGTTTTCAGGGAGGGCTTGCTGGAAAAAGAGCCGGATAGAGATCCCTTGAGGATGATCGATTCAAAAAAGTCCCAAGAGGCGATGGAACTCATTCGTGGATCGGCGAAACGAGGAGACAGCGTCGGTGGTACCTTTGAGGTCCTGGGATTTGGAATACCCCCCGGACTTGGAGACTATACGCAATGGGACAGGCGTCTGGACGGAAAGCTCGCCATGGCTCTCATGTCGATACCGGCAATAAAAGGGATAGAAATAGGAGATGCCTTCGAATCTTCGCGAAGAGGAGGAGGACGCGTACATGACAGGATATTTGCCAAACCGGGAAAACATCTGTTTTTTGAGAGATACAGGCTGCCATTTATGAGAAAGACAAACAATGCAGGCGGGCTGGAAGGGGGGATGACCAACGGGGAAGACCTCATCCTTCGCTGTTACATGAAACCGATACCCACTCTCACCGTTCCTCTGGAATCAGTTTCAATTCGGGATTATTCCCAGACTGCCGCGGTAAAGGAAAGGAGTGATATCTGCGCAGTGCCCGCTGCTTCAGTGATCGGCGAGTCGATGGTTGCCCTGGTCCTCGCCGGGAGCCTGCTGGGAAAATTTGGGGGAGACTTTCTCGAAGACACCATAAAAGGGTATGAGTCGTACCTTGGAAGGATATGCGAGAAAAGTTAA
- a CDS encoding M24 family metallopeptidase, producing MFDYKSRQVQLIKKLKRGKKIPFLITSLTDIRYLTGFSGTDAILLCSGEGVHFGTDGRYALQAGSEVVADGKVIYERKRDFIRKVLKKGKDVYFDRERLSYSMYNLIQKWGYRLQPTVSPLVRMRMIKEQREIDIIEQAVIISSTAFLTSLRYLNSETTENTLAATIEFEMKKRGAEGSSFPPIVAFGDKSAMPHATPDASKLDGAQIMLFDYGCRFQGYCSDETVTLLRKDKKVDRELRRVMTVVGRAKEEAFKQLAPGVKCRDIDLTVRSFIDSSGYGRHFVHSTGHGVGMEIHEPPHISRYSKDVLKPGMVITIEPGIYIPGKGGVRLEDLVKITENGFEKISYLPKNGRDLFA from the coding sequence GTGTTCGATTATAAAAGCAGACAGGTGCAACTGATCAAAAAGTTGAAAAGGGGAAAGAAAATCCCCTTCCTGATCACATCTCTGACTGACATTCGGTACCTTACCGGTTTTTCAGGGACCGATGCAATCCTTCTGTGTTCAGGAGAGGGTGTACATTTTGGCACCGACGGCAGGTATGCGCTTCAGGCGGGTTCGGAGGTGGTTGCTGATGGGAAGGTTATTTACGAAAGGAAGAGGGACTTCATAAGGAAGGTATTAAAAAAGGGGAAGGATGTCTATTTCGACAGGGAAAGGCTTTCCTACAGCATGTACAATCTCATCCAAAAGTGGGGTTACCGCTTGCAGCCGACAGTCTCTCCTCTTGTGCGGATGAGAATGATCAAGGAGCAGCGGGAGATTGATATCATCGAACAGGCGGTAATAATCTCGTCGACGGCTTTTTTGACATCCCTTAGATATTTGAACAGCGAAACAACAGAAAATACCCTGGCCGCAACAATCGAATTTGAAATGAAGAAGCGGGGAGCCGAGGGTTCATCTTTTCCCCCGATTGTAGCGTTCGGCGATAAATCCGCCATGCCGCATGCAACGCCCGATGCGTCGAAGCTTGATGGGGCGCAGATTATGCTGTTCGATTACGGGTGCAGATTTCAAGGATATTGCTCGGACGAGACAGTAACCCTATTGAGAAAAGATAAGAAGGTTGACAGGGAACTTCGGAGGGTGATGACTGTTGTCGGGCGCGCTAAAGAGGAAGCCTTTAAACAGTTGGCACCGGGCGTCAAATGCAGGGATATCGATCTGACGGTGAGGAGCTTTATCGACAGCAGCGGATATGGAAGGCACTTCGTCCACTCGACAGGTCATGGGGTGGGAATGGAAATACACGAGCCGCCGCACATTTCCCGTTACTCAAAGGATGTGTTGAAACCTGGAATGGTTATTACAATAGAACCGGGTATTTACATTCCTGGAAAAGGTGGTGTAAGATTGGAAGACCTTGTTAAAATCACCGAGAACGGTTTTGAAAAAATATCTTACCTGCCAAAGAATGGCAGAGACTTATTCGCTTAA
- the efp gene encoding elongation factor P — protein MYSTSDFRRGLKIEFEGYPCVILEFLHVKPGKGGAFVRTKLKNLRTGAVVDHTFRSGEKVGVPDLVEKEMQFMYEMEEDYYFMDTSSYEQIFLNGDHVGDARKFLKEGMLLKIQFYRGDPIGVEVPIFVELKIEKTAPGLKGDTVSGGTKPAELESGTVIQVPLFLNEGDVIKVDTRTGEYIERV, from the coding sequence GTGTACTCGACGTCAGATTTTCGAAGAGGGCTCAAGATAGAGTTTGAGGGCTACCCCTGTGTGATTCTCGAGTTCCTCCATGTCAAGCCGGGAAAGGGGGGGGCCTTTGTCAGGACAAAGCTGAAAAACTTGAGGACCGGAGCCGTGGTGGACCATACGTTCCGCTCCGGTGAAAAGGTTGGCGTCCCGGACCTGGTAGAGAAGGAAATGCAGTTTATGTACGAGATGGAGGAAGACTATTATTTCATGGATACTTCCAGTTACGAGCAGATATTTCTCAACGGCGACCACGTTGGTGATGCCCGGAAATTTTTGAAGGAAGGAATGCTCCTGAAGATACAATTTTACAGGGGAGATCCGATAGGAGTCGAGGTCCCCATTTTCGTTGAGTTGAAAATAGAAAAGACTGCCCCGGGTTTGAAGGGAGACACGGTATCAGGCGGGACGAAACCTGCAGAGCTTGAATCGGGGACGGTTATTCAGGTGCCCCTTTTTCTGAATGAGGGGGACGTCATAAAGGTTGATACGAGAACGGGTGAATACATAGAAAGAGTATAA